Proteins encoded within one genomic window of Episyrphus balteatus chromosome 1, idEpiBalt1.1, whole genome shotgun sequence:
- the LOC129921326 gene encoding glutathione S-transferase 1-like — protein sequence MSKIILYGIEASPPVRAILLTLKALNLDYEFREVDLFKGGHLTEEFLKKNPQHTVPVLEDDGQFLWDSHSIAAYLVRKYGKNDDLYPKDFHKRAIVDQRLHFDSGVFFPSLRNITFPIWTGICKNVPQEKIDAVHQAFDFLETFLEHDYLAGDSLTIADFSAVSTATSFDLLAPIDSAKYPKVVAWINRISKLPYYEEANAKGVVLLNGNLKKLLL from the coding sequence ATGAGCAAAATTATTCTATACGGCATCGAAGCTAGTCCCCCAGTTAGAGCTATTTTACTGACTCTTAAAGCCCTCAATCTCGATTATGAATTTCGTGAAGTTGATCTTTTCAAAGGTGGACATTTGACAGaggaatttttgaagaaaaatcctCAACATACTGTACCGGTTCTTGAAGATGATGGACAATTCCTCTGGGACAGTCATTCGATTGCAGCTTACTTAGTCAGGAAATATGGCAAAAATGATGACCTTTATCCAAAGGATTTCCATAAGCGTGCTATTGTCGATCAACGACTTCATTTCGATTCTGGAGTTTTCTTTCCAAGTTTAAGAAATATTACTTTTCCAATTTGGACAGGTATTTGCAAAAATGTTCCACAGGAAAAAATTGATGCAGTTCATCAAGCTTTTGATTTCTTGGAGACTTTTCTGGAACATGATTATTTGGCTGGTGACAGTTTAACTATAGCGGATTTTAGTGCTGTGTCAACAGCTACAAGTTTTGATCTTCTTGCACCAATTGATTCAGCTAAGTACCCTAAAGTTGTTGCTTGGATTAATAGGATTTCCAAATTGCCATATTATGAAGAGGCAAATGCAAAAGGAGTTGTGCTTTTGaatggaaatttaaaaaagttattgttgtaa